Within Gilvibacter sp. SZ-19, the genomic segment CGTGGTCGATATGATCGGCCAACCAATAAGAGATGGGCGCGACCTCGGCGTACCAAGGATATCGCGTATTGTTGCTATGACAATCTAAACAGGCTGTTTTAAGGGTCTGCATCACCTCATCCGGAGGATTGGTCTCTGCAACAAAGGCAGCCAGATAATCACCCTCCGCCCTGTTCTTATCCACACGAAAGAATTGCATCACCACAAAGGCGATCAAAGCGAGGATCAGCAGTTTTTTAAGTATCTTCATCTGCAGTTAGTTGATGATTCAAATTAAGCTATTTTGACACGCCAAGCTCTTGAAGAAACGTTAAATTATGCCAAGGCCTACCGCGCCAGCAGACAAGAAGCTGCTAATTGGGTTTTGGCGCATCCGGACTGCTTTAAAGACCTACTCACCTTTGTCGGTCAAGAAGCTACTGACCGCTCTCACAAGGCGGCTTGGGTCTTAGAATTTGTGTGTAAGGCTAAGATGGAACTTTTGCTTCCGCATTTGGATCTATTTTGCGAACTGATCCAAAAGGTCACAAAGGACCAGACCAAAAGGCCCATGGCCAAGATCACCGAACTCTTATGTTTGGGTTACTATAAGCAAGCAGATAAAAAAATCCAGGCTGCCTTAAAGCAGGAACATCGCCAGGCGTTTACTGCGGCTTGCTTTGACTGGGTCATCAACGAGGAAAAAGTAGCCTGTAAAGCTTATAGTATACAAAGTTTGTATTGGCTAGGTACAGAGTTCGATTGGGTGCATCCGGAGCTCAAATTGATACTGCAAGAAGGTTATGCCAAACACTCTGCCGGTTATAAGGCAAGAACGCGCACATTCTTAGCAATGATGGAGAAATATCAGGCCGAAAAGCAGTAGTGAAAATTTGGTTTTAAACCGTATCTTAGCCCTTTCTTAAAAATTAGCCCAAATGAGCAATACGGCCCTCCGTGCAATTTCTCCAATAGATGGACGCTACGCAAGTAAAACTGATGCTTTAGCAGATTATTTTTCTGAAGAAGCACTGATCAAATACCGCATACGAGTAGAGATAGAATACTTTATTGCGCTCTGTGAATTGCCCTTGCCTCAGCTCAAAGATTTTGATCACGGACAATTTGAGGCCATTAGAAAGCTATACACGGAATTTAGTGCAGCAGACGCTAAACGTGTAAAAGAAATTGAGGGCATTACCAACCACGACGTAAAAGCTGTGGAATACTTCATTAAAGAAGGTTTTGATCGTTTGGGAATTGGAGCGGATAAAGAATTCATTCACTTTGGATTGACCTCCCAAGACATCAACAATACCGCTGTACCCTTATCGCTTAAAGAAGCCATAAACGACGTTTACATCCCGCTTTTTTTAGAGCTGATTGAAAAACTAGAAGGCCTTGTGGAGCAGTGGAAAGACATTCCAATGCTGGCTCGTACACACGGACAGCCTGCCTCCCCTACCCGTTTGGGCAAAGAGATCGCTGTTTATGTGGTGCGTTTGCGTGAGCAATTGGATCTGCTCAACGATATTAAAAGCGCAGCGAAATTCGGAGGCGCCACAGGAAACTTCA encodes:
- a CDS encoding heme-binding domain-containing protein, producing the protein MKILKKLLILALIAFVVMQFFRVDKNRAEGDYLAAFVAETNPPDEVMQTLKTACLDCHSNNTRYPWYAEVAPISYWLADHIDHGKGELNFSEWDSYSKRRKDHKMEELIEEVKKKHMPLDSYTWVHKDAVLSDAQITAMVDWAERYRALLSLGDRPQ